TAGTCTCTTCAGTTTTTGCAGTGGTGAAGGCAAAGTAAGTGTGCACTGCTTCTTGTACGTGAACTCTCCAAGCAAAGTGCCCTCTTATACCCATCCCTGTGGGAATCACCTGATTCCAGGCTGGTGTCACAGtgagtacaaaaaaaacaagatacaaatgatataaaaaaaaaccgaGAGAGGGAAGAACAAAACAAGgtgtgtcctctctcctccctcattcttttctcttttttttaatctttcctcAATGTGACTGGATTGAAAAAGTAAACCCTAAACATTCTTAACGTCaacaaatgtgcaaaaaaagtgGCGGCAGTGAAAGTCCGAGCATCCCCCTGGCCACCCCCCTCCCTTTtcctccaggtgtgtgtgtgtgtgtgtgtgtcggcatCTGAAGATAAACATCCTGCGCATGTACAACAGATATGCAGGCCTATGTGATTGTGCGTAAGTGTATAGGCCTATGTGTGTATGCATCTaatatgtgtgtttcagagagacTGAGTTGAGGcctgttggtggtggtggtggtggtggtggtggtggggggaggggggtcatCCAGGGTATATGTGAGTGTTTCTTTGTTGTAGTGGTTGTCTGTTAGCGAGTCCTGGCCTGCTCCAGCCTGCGCATCAGCTGCTGCCTGCGGGCCTGAAGCCTGTCCTTCTCCTGCTGGAGTCTCATCTCCTCCGTCTCCAGCGAGCTCACATACTCGGTGGCCTTCTTCAGGATCAGCACCTTGGCCGCCTTCTCGTTGTGCGCCAGCTCTGGCACGTGGTCGCGCAGCGTCAGGAAGCTGGAGCGCAGGTCGTTGCGACGCTGGCGCTCCAGGATGTTGTGGTTGCGCCGGCGCTCACTGTCCTCCGAGTCGGAGCCGCCGCCTCCACCGCGCGGGCTGCTGTCTCCGCTGGCGCTGCGCTTGCTGCGTGGCCCCGAGGAGCTGGTGAGCGAGCTgcaggatgtggaggaggatgaggagcacGACGACATGGTTCTGGTGGGAGGTCGAGGCGCGTCGGACGTCCTCTGCTTCTTTGGCGGTGGGGCGGGGTCGTCGTCCGAGGTGTACGGGGAGGGGGCCGCGTAgttgtgttgctgctggtggACTGAGCTCCTCTTCAGGATCAGCTCCTGAGGAGCTCTGCTGATGAACCGGCTCACCACGCCGGACCCCCTCGCCTCTTGGCTCTTGGGATGCACAGAGATGGTGACTGTACCCGTCGCCATGGGTGACGCCTTGTTGATTGTGGAGCGCCTCTTCTCTACTGTCACAACATcaatctcctcctcatcctcctcatcgtcCTCATCCTCGTCGTCctcatcctcgtcctcctcttcttcttcgtcttcgtcgtcatcttcatcgtcatcttcctcttctggggaaaaaaaaaagagaatgtgaGTGACTAAATCACTCTGACACACCAAGCATTCCCGCTATGTCATGTATGTACCAGCAGGtgacaggtatgtgtgtgtgtgtgtgtgtgtgtgtgtgtgtgtgtgtgtgtgtgtgtgagtgagttcaagagagtgtgtgtgggagcgAGAGCATTGCTCAACGCTGTTTGCTTAAGCAGAACCCTCTTAATGCTTAGTGTCAGTCACTCCTCAACTAATCTACTCTGCAGGCGTTGACATGTTCAGTCTCAGTGCTGAGCAGGCAGGCTGGATTTCTGCCTTTCCTTCTCTATCCCCCGCCTTCAAAACGTCTTTTTAATCTTCTGAGGTGAGACGGTTTTTAGTCTGAAGCCTTCAGTCTATCGTGAGGCCACAGTCACTCTGACAGTGTGGGAGTCTTAAAGAACTTCACTTTAACTTTGACCTCTGatgaagtaaaagaaagaagaaaaaaaattcccagCTGAGCACTTCGTCTTAACCTGCGCTGGAATCAAGGCAGCTGAGACTTATCATGGACTGGCGCCTTTGAGGATGAGAGGAAGTAGCCAATCATGAGCCAGTGTGAGTGTGAGGCCCAGTTAAAATGCCTTTGTGATAATGGCTCTCATTATCAGCTCAGGAGCATCTGAAGAGTGTGGCATTTTACAGCTTACAGTAACCCACTTCAGACACCGCTGCACCAGGATGCTGTCTCAAAACACTCAcggaacacacacatgctcaatTTGGCTCTGGGATCAAAACAAAGCTGGGCACAGCTGGGTGGTAGAGGGGGCGTGGCTGCCACATGTGAAGCTGTTTGGTGTTTCACTCTCAGAATGGAACAGCTCATTTATTGGAGCCGGGAAGTGTATAAGAATAGGAGGAATAGTACAACATCTTTTTCTGGGTGGATAAAATATTAGCCGAGAGACATTTGTCTCTGCCACTCAAGTCTTACAGCTGTACTTCTGAGTTTTGGAGTGGGGTGTCCCTTGTTCCTTTGCAGGCCTCAATTATGGGAATACTGGCCTAACTGTAGGGATAAACCTACATTGTAGCCTGTAAAGTCTGCCTCTTTGATGAGAAAGTAAATAAGCCCTGCGACACAAAGAAGGACGCGTCTTAACGCTGCGAGCGGCGGAAGCGCACTGGAGCGGTGCTGTGCGCAGGGTGGCGGGGCGGCAGGCGATCGGATCACCACCCTTTAAGCCTCGGAGCTGGAGCGGCGCCAGAGAGACAGCTGTCGAGATGGAGCGCTCGTTCAAAGCTGTCAGGCCCCCCCCCTCCTAAAAAGAAGAAGCCAGGGCCCTCCTCCGTCCTCTTTTCTTTCGCGGTGGAGGAGGCATTTGGCAAGGCTGGCTGAGTCTACCCTCTGTGCCAAGCGTGAGGCCTTTGTACTGCTGTTGCACAGCGAAAACACGCTGATAAGGACTCGTGAGTGTTTGTTTAGGGAACTTGTAGGCGGTAATAGACGGGACATGAAGTCTTAGGGCCATTCAATACACACAGCACTCGTTTCCCAATCAAAACACATACTACTGTCGACATAATAGCTCATAAAAATGGGAGTGTGTCAATCTattgtatgtattatatatatatctgggTTAATAGCTTTTGTTCTGGTAGGCTATCCTCCCCTATGCTATTACAGTGTTATGTTCTTCTTTTTGGGGCTAATTTTAGTTATCAGCAGAACTCAAGGCACAGAAGGTCCAGAATAAGGGCCAATTTCTCACCCGCTGTGCGCAAATTGTCCCTTAATCCATGCTTAATGAGAGCACCGTGAACCAGACACTTTATCAGCTCATCACATTATTGAACACCTTTTCATCTTCCCCTCCCGCAACCTGGGTCCGACTGCAGTCAGTGACTGTGGTGTCTTTTTGTTTGGCTCGGATGCCAACTGAGTTCAGGAAGGCGCACAATTCCCCATTTTACTGCCATCTGCCGGATGAAGAGCCCGCTGATTACATAAACCTCGTTCACTGTGTCACTACTCCACTGtgagtgtgttgtttgtgtgtgtgtgtgtgtgtgtgtgtgtgtgtgtgtgtgtgtgtgtgtttgtttgtgtgtgtgtgtgtgttcctgtgtgtgtgtgtgttcctgtgtgtgtgcgtggaatGTAACGAGATAATCCGATTCTGGACCAGTCAATAATAACAAcaagatgataataataataataataataataataataataataataataataataataataataacaataataataataacaataacaataatgatgctAATACTTATTATGTAATCATAACAATACTTTGATATTTCAGTGTTGGAGGTTTTTCTTGGCATCagaatttcataaaaaatggaaacaaaagctTTGAGCGCGTCTTTAAATTCTCACCGGAGTCACTGGGGACGTTTCCGTGGGTCGTGGATGTGTTAACGGTCTGGGTTGAGTCTCTGCTGCCGTTCTTCTTGTTGACCGGGAAAGGGAAGACCACGGTGGGGTCCACGCACTCTGACGCCGAGCTGCGGCTCACGACCTCCGGCGCTTTGACGCACACGCTCCTGCCGCCTCCGGTAGCGGTGGAAATAGCCTTGCCGAGTTTCTCCGTGACCACCCGCTCCAGCTTTTCTCTGGCGGAGAAGCCGCTCCACATACAGTCCTGGATAATGATATTGTTGGGGTTAGTATCCAAAGCGGAGCCGAACAGGTCCCCATCGTAGGACGCCCCCCAGATATCGTCCTCGGGCAGGAGCAGCAGCTCAGACGCCCAGTCCAGCGGGTCCCCTAAGCCCATGCCCAGAGGCTCTGCTTCCGGGGAGGCGGTCGCCGGCTCCCCCGGTAGCGCTGCTCGGCTCGGGGAGAGGGGCGGAGTGGGCAACAACTCGAATTTCTTCCAGATGTCCTCCCCCGGTGGCGCAGAGTCGGGACCACAGAAGTAGAAGTCGTCCTCATCCGGGTAGAAACACGGTTGTAAGGAGTCAAACTCCAAATCGGAGTTTTTACTTATGACCGCCGGCATTCTATCCCACGATCGAAAAACctgtaaaggaacaaaagatACTTTAGTTTCCAGAAGGAAAGAGTGTCTCTCCCCcatgtcctctctcctcttccacaCCTGAAAACTACGCTTCAGAGAGAGCGTGAGTCAAagcccacacacagacacacagtctgCTCCACTCAGTGCAACACTTACTCCTCTgtggggtttaaaaaaaaacaccacacaaaTCTCTCAGGAGAATGTGCGTAAATGTGACCGTGACGCACGAAGTGTCCAAAACGACGCATTGGCTCACTACTCACTAAACATGCCAGAAATTGTCattagggagaaaaaaaaaaaaaaaaaaaaaaaaagcgtgtttacaaaaaaaaaaacacacatggaaTGACAATAATCACAACTAATTGAGAATTTGATGTgtgtggatttttttgttttttgttttatgaaataaaagcacGTCTCTATATTTAACCGCTGGAATGAAAAGATGCTCACCTTGTCCTGACTTGGTGTGGTAATGTGCGAACCAATTTCTCTCGTAACTCGCAGTCAGTAATACAGACACCAGATTTGTAGCAGTCATCTACTTAGTGAGCACAGACAGTCCTCTGACACACATTGTGGCTGGCTGCAGAGTGTTATACACCAGATCCAGGGAGGGAAACAGACTCCGCCCTCTCAGGCTTGGGGGGGTGGTACAGTCGGGCTTTTTGGTTTGATGCAGCGCGGCAGACAGGCTGGCTGGgagctcttgttttttttcaaggtgAATCGAGAAAACAGCCTAAACATCCCAATGCAAGAATGAAAgcaaggaagagaaagagggccGCGAAGGAGGAAAGtaagagtgaaagaaagaaaatgtacattattgACAGCCTCAGGCCAACTGGCTTTCCTCTTCCCTCATCTCTCCACTGGGATGTCCGACCCAGGATCAGCTATGAAACAGTGGAAGCAACCCAGCGGCTGATAGCGATTTGATGTCTTGCTCAGATTGCTCAAGGGCACTGAAGCAGGCTGGGTGCTATGCTGACCCGAGGGCATCAACCGTCCAAGTGAAGGGCAGTGCTCTTAAACCAACCCCCACACATTCAaactctctgtctcacacacacgaTCCTcatatgatacatttatttattacacattaataaaacagttCATGTTGCTAAATATCAGTAtcttaaattgaattgaatttttttcgtttaacagataaaataaacaccaaCTGGGCTCtatttgtgaaaatgttgtaaatTCTAGTTGgaggaatatttatttatacatataaatattatgTAAGCATCATTTCTTATGAACAAACACTTGGTttcatgaaatgtaaaatggtGTGTGGAGTCTTCTCTTCCCACTGCCCTTCTCTTGCTCTCCTGTGGACCTCTACATATcgttttctcttttgtctgaGGGTAATCTAGCATCCCTGGATGAAAGGCGAAGTAAGGCTCACTGCGCCCTCACACGGACACCCAGGGAACTGCATCAACTACTCACACCGTCAGCCAAACACAGCGAGCCAGCGAGACAAAGACATAACAACACAGAGTCCATTATTttcacaatgaaagaaaaacaaggccCCCTTTGGAATAAATGACAAATCCCTCTCTGGCTGTAAGGACCAACACGTCTTCAGACAATAGGCTGAAGGTTCGGTGAGATTTCATCTATCTCCGGGATAAAACAGGATCCGAGAAGAGCATGTTACGTAACCGCAAGCGGTGGTTGTAGCCTGGAGTCATTCCCATTCCCTTTTCTAATGACAGATTAGGAGGAATGGCGCATCTGTAATTATGCGCACAGGCACAGGCGGACACACAGTCCCTGATATTGACTCATTCAGGGAAACGTTTATAGAACGGATTCCAGTTGAACGCCAGCTGTGAGCAGGAAGAATGACAGCTTCCACTTTTTGTCATCCAGACAATAGGAGAGGATAACAACAACatttggagagaaaaataaattaaaattggtaattatatatatatatattctaaatgtTAATTTCACAAATCTAGGAtctactatatatttatatttatatattcacatatttatatatatctttgaatatatattaatgtttttcctCCAAATGCTGGTATATTtgtacacacaaatatatatatatatatatatatatatatatatattatatgtgtacatatatatatatgtatgttcaAACAACCACAGCCAGCAAAAAGTGAGAATCTGCAGCTGTTTTGTCCACAAAGTAGGAATAGCAGGGAGTTTCCTTGGACTGGGGGACTTCTCCCAGGAACTGGGGAGATGGTTTGGGAGTCAAAAACTCCCCACAGGCTCTTGTCCCTCCGCTTTTTTACTCTTTCTCAAACTGCTGCTCAGCTCTGACCCTCAAGCAACAGCAGAAGCTGAAGCAGCTTCCTCTGCTGtgaaagaggacagagagtgggagtgagaacagaagggaaagttgttttttgtgtccagTCAGTGCAGATCGGTGAGGACAGGAAGCTGTATACTGCTGCTTATTTTCTGTGGACCAGCAGAGCAAAGACGTTGGTTACCAAGCCGATGGTTAAGGGAAAATTGgctttatgcttttgttttgaggGCAAAACACTTGCTGAAAGGACTGAGTGCCTTCATACAATCTGAACATTTACCCACTGATTGGCCCTGAAATTGCCCAAATGTTGatatgattgtttgtttgtcaggttGTTTCTgatttgtattcatatcagtaAATCCATCTCACATAAATAAAGCACACTCTCTTCTCCCTAGTTGTCTAAAACGTATAATGTTCACTGAATTATTGCTCAGTAAGTGTGTAATTACACAGTCTTCATTATAAAGCATCCCCTGCGCACAGTGGGACTAccttggataaaaaaaattaaaaacaataaagtataCGGAGAGACGTAGAGAAAAAGACTTGTCAGAGGTGGACCAGTTCTGGCGTCTTTGCCTGTTGTTTTTATGGCAGTCATGGCATGCCCAGCCTCCCTCCTACCATTCACAACTGGACCGGGACATGGATGGTTAAGCAATTAGGCCAGTTTTGATAAAAGATTCATAAGTCACCCCAGTGGATAGTGCAAAGACTAGCATATTGTAAGTAAAACCAGCTGCTGTGACATCCGGACAGGCTGTGTTAGGTTAGAAGGCTCGCACAtcatatcaatatttaaattgtgtgtgtatatgagtgtttgtgtgtgtgagtggtaaGTGTGTAGGTTCTTATTGCTAGACAGCTGGAGATACGCagttatatacatatataaataaaagattacaAGACACTTTTATGCAAAATAGACTTGTATGAATTGATGGCCTGATTCCAGAGAGTGCTTTATCTGGACAACTTGTGTTCAACCTGATTACATGGTTTTATTGTTCTTAAATGGATGTAGACCAAAGTCATAAATGTTGTTAAACGGACAATCACATGCTTTGTTTATAAACATTTGTATATTGTCTCACCAGATTATGGCCATGTTTATAAGTACATCCcaccttttacattttatacattcaGTGGCAATATTATTTAGTTCAACCCATTTGCATCTCAGAGTGtaagcttaaaaaataaaataccttcAACAGCTGATCAACAGAACtttatgttctttttgtttatgtaCAAACAGTATTACATACATATTGATGAAGGCAAGCTAGTGGAAACAATTTGATGAAAAAAGCATGGTTTACCTCAGAAGAGTTGTGTGACATGTTTTCTAACAGTTTTCATCTGATCCCTTTAACAGGCACTAGAATGAGTGCAACAGCAAAACTAGTTAAATAAGATCAATTTattccagtaaaaaaaaatgcaattttctgAACATACAAGTGGCCAGCCAACATTGACTTATaagaaaccaaaacagtaaCACTGCAGTGGTCAGACATTTGTCAGGCATGAACATTACTTCttacaaaatgcaaacaaagagCTTGTGTCTTCTTGCAGgctctacaaataaaaaacacaccatgaTCAACTAAGTtctgtaaatgaataaaacatttttttttaaatcagaaactCTGTTAGAAACTTAGTATTGTATCATTGAGTAATAGCGTGCACCTCCTCCTGGTATTTTAACATCTATTTACAAGCGTCTTAATAATCCATGTCGATTTTAAAACTAGCACAGTCAAGTATTTACCAACATCAGAGTGTTATTAAAGCCTTATGTGTGAATTCAGCAGCTTCATATATGGCCCATATAAGACCCAGCACAAGACAACACATGCTTGTTAACCCACTAATGGTTCCCTATAGCAGTGCTGCACACTGAGTCCTCACTCTGTCTGTGGAAGGCATTAAGATTCCTCTTCTTTAATCACGTCAGGTCAGATTCCACAGTGGCATCTTCCCCTCAAACAAACCAACCCCAACAAGAGGCCATGTTTGTCCATGATCCACATCATTACATTTCAGCTCCAGCAAAACCCCTCCGCCCCAACACAGTGGAGCCTACACATCCCCCCTTCACCTTCACCTCACCCCAAACCAGACCAGGCGTTAAAGCCACTTAACAGCAAACCCAATCAAACATCAGTCCCACTTTTACAACTtggatagattttttttaggtcttatataaatattataaagatAATTTCTGCCTTGTGTCCCACACTCATTAGATATAATCTAACTGTACATGACCCTTTGGATGATGATTCAGGTAAAAAACATGCTCTATGTTGCTGCCAGAGATGACTTCATCAAGATTTTGCAAGAGACTTGGCCTTGTAGAGAGAAGCAGGAGCAAGTTGCAACAAATCCCTGAGGAATTTATATGAGATCTAACAGTAATAGCAATTCCTTAGTGAAAAACCCTGCCAAAACATTTTCTCCACCATCataaagttattttgaatataaaccaatatgacaaaaatgctgggagaaaaaaaagaacctttTTTCTTCCCATGTCTATTTTGGGGAATATTTTCCCATCAAGTCTATTTTGGGAAGAATAAACGTGTAGAGGAAGTATTTTGGCCTTTTTGATATTGGATTTTGAGGGTGCCAGAAGTGTGCTAGTATGAAGAAGTGGCTGCTGTCTTGTTAGATCTTTCCTCCAAACTGTACCTCGGCCTACCTGTACAATTAAACCGGCGCTTCAGATGATTCATGGAGTATATAAACAACACTTTTTTCCACTTGAGtaatgtgtctgtatgtttttgCATACAGACGCATCTCGGGAGAAGTCCATTCCACCCAGGTTAATCCTGCCTGTGTCACAGagcaaacagtaaaaaaatcaatatagaGATACACGGCTCATGGTAAATATGACCtcatatagaaatatatatagtaaGTAACAGAATATATTACAGTAATATCCCATTTAGCAAAACAATTTGCAATTGATATTTTTCATCAGTTAGAATGTTTAGTACTGTCTCCTATATCATATCTCAGTGTGAGTCGGGATAGGGGTTTGTTTTGCTGGTTTCATCGAATTTTGACGTTAAGGAAGTAACGGACACATTAACTGGAAGAAATGCATTTGTAAAACCAGCAGACCAGTGGAAAGAATGCGTTAAAGATTTCATGCCGACGGTTACAAGGCATCCTCTCTGAGTGGGAGCTTTCTGAGAGATGGAAAGCGATATGCAcgtcttttcattgttttgctaAAATGAAAGTATAGATAAGAAACTACAACTTTGGAGAGGACAAACATTCTGACAATAATTGGTCCTATAAAGAAATAATGCGCATATTTCTTGATAGTGTCCCATGTTAAtgatttctgtttatttattcattagattgatcagttgcagcCTTCATCAGTTCCCATTGGAGCATGAAATGGGAGGTAATTCTGCATCACCGTTGTTGTATGGATCACATTACCAGTTATGGATCAAGTCACGACCATGAATCAATGAGCTTGGCCCTGAAGGTGACCATCATTAGGAGGCCTGACGATCAACTGGAAATCAATATCAGTGATGGATTAACAGAAAGGGCAACAGCAACAGGATCCAGTGGGTTTGATCGGCCCGTCTCACAATGAAAGAGAGAGCTCCTCCGCCGGCTCACCCTCAGTCACTTAGACACTGTATTACGattaaatgtgcacacacagaccctTTCTCTACAAAAAGACCTCTCCTGACTTGCTTTCTGAGAGAACCATTTGGCACGACTGTTTAAAGAGTCACGCATAAATTTAATTTTGCCTTGACAGTTTTACAGGCCCATTGTtgctctttgtaaaaaaaagatggaggctTTGGTGAGTTTGTAGGGTCGTGAATCAGGGGAAGGAAGCCTTATTTAACTGATGTTGATGTGGGGGTCAGTCACACAGACAGGAGAGCCACAGCCTGTTAAATAAACCCAAATAAGCAAAGACATATTAAAATGATCAACACTATCTAGCTATTTGTCTGTTTATCACCTAACTTTGCAGATTCCCTTAGCTTTGTTTCGGTTTTACAGCCAGCAACTCACTAATTTGGCTTGATCTCACCGCTTGAATTGTATCATTTCCAGATACagcaagcagctgttttcagcaaaaagcTCTATAAAATCATCGTATGCTACCTGCTTAGCAACAAACATCAGTCACATAAAATGAACGGCTAACTGATGGACACTGAGTATCTAGCAGCTAAACAGCCAGATATATCCcgtcaggagttggtagagaccaaaaacagagcaaaaagagagTGAAATCCGACTCATATTTATCAGGCAGCTAGAAATACGACtccaaataaattataatattgttGGATGTGTAGATAAGTAGCTTTTTGATAACAAGTTTGCCATATCACCTTAAACTTATACGTCAAAGCTGTGTCATCAGCTTGTTTCCACTGCCCCAGAGtagctcaaaaaaaaaagaaatttagGTTAAGTTTAAGGTTTAATTGATGGTATGGTACTATACTTTGTttgacaaacacatacaaacagcttGGCTGAGTCCCTAGTGTTCTCATTTTGAGCGTATCTTacaagtttttctttctttttttccttctcaaaAAAATAAGCAAGCTTTGTGCATCTGAGTATTTCAACACAGACAGACTGTGAATATGTTAACGGATGTTGTGTTGAAAGGACCGTGCAGGTGACCTCACCTGACTGGTTGTGCAGCTGTTGGTTAGCTTTGATAGCGGGACAGATAACAGGTAATGCATTCGGTGTATTCATAACATAACCAGCTCAGTCACCGGCTGGAGATAGAGAGTTGATGTGGGTTCGAGGGGAAGAAAAGTAGCGAGATAGCGTTCCGCTAAGTGACTTGTTTATTGTGATGAACACTGATGGAGGCTGAGATACCCAAGACGCTTTGTGTTCACCCAACACAGACTCATGAGAACACAGTCCAGTACTGTATGTTCTTCAACATCAGCCACATGTGAAAGAACAGGTATTTAACTTGTTCTCTCACTCTGACTTTAATCTACACATGTTCACATACACATAACccacagaacagaacagaatagaaaGAAGCCCTTGGCCCCTGTGAACCCTGCAAAGCCCTCCTGGAGGTCAATGAGCTCTTTTTAGCattcccctcctccttcctctaaCCCGTCTTTATCTCTCTGCATTTGTTTTGATCCTCAGGGGTCATTAGCCAGATTAAATGTTTGTCTGCTCACAAAGAGAGATGGTTAATATGTTTCAACGCATCCATTTGTCAGAACCCTTGTCTCTGGCTGCCCTGTGTGTGAAAGGGGAGCTCAGCGTCTCAACTGGCATTTCAAGACTTACAAGCATTTCAACACCTCCGGCAAGAGAGGccttcagtttgtgtgtgtgttgatgtgtgtgcatgtgtatgcgca
This window of the Anoplopoma fimbria isolate UVic2021 breed Golden Eagle Sablefish chromosome 18, Afim_UVic_2022, whole genome shotgun sequence genome carries:
- the mycn gene encoding N-myc protein: MPAVISKNSDLEFDSLQPCFYPDEDDFYFCGPDSAPPGEDIWKKFELLPTPPLSPSRAALPGEPATASPEAEPLGMGLGDPLDWASELLLLPEDDIWGASYDGDLFGSALDTNPNNIIIQDCMWSGFSAREKLERVVTEKLGKAISTATGGGRSVCVKAPEVVSRSSASECVDPTVVFPFPVNKKNGSRDSTQTVNTSTTHGNVPSDSEEEDDDEDDDEDEEEEEDEDEDDEDEDDEEDEEEIDVVTVEKRRSTINKASPMATGTVTISVHPKSQEARGSGVVSRFISRAPQELILKRSSVHQQQHNYAAPSPYTSDDDPAPPPKKQRTSDAPRPPTRTMSSCSSSSSTSCSSLTSSSGPRSKRSASGDSSPRGGGGGSDSEDSERRRNHNILERQRRNDLRSSFLTLRDHVPELAHNEKAAKVLILKKATEYVSSLETEEMRLQQEKDRLQARRQQLMRRLEQARTR